The sequence ATTGGCAGCTACAAAATCTATGGCGATAAAGGCAATGTCACATAACAGCTCGTACCCTCGCCACCCTTACTAGTAATATTAATGTTACCTCCATGCAAGTCTACGCATTTTTTAACTACGAGCAGTCCTAGACCTGCACCAGGGATTTTACCAACGTTCTTACCGCGATGGAATGGCTGATATAATCGCTCGAGATCTTCAGGTGGAATACCGATTCCATTATCCTTAATTTCCAGGTATAGATTGTTTGCTCTCAAGTTCAGGCGAATATGGATCGTGCTTCCTCGATGCGAGTATTTAATTGCATTGGAAATTAAATTAGACATAATTGAACGCAACAATTCTTTATCTAAGCAAACAGATGCTATTTCGGTGTGACAGTCGAGGACGATCGCGCGATCGCTAGCACTTGCTCGCATCTCTTCCATCAAATGATGGCAAAAAGATTCCAAATCGATTTGTTGGGGTGTAAATTCCAAACTGCCAGTTTCAGCCCGGTTGATTGTTAAGATATCATCGAGGAGTTGAACCATGTGCTTGGCAGCGCTTTGAATGCGATGCAGGTTGCGCGATCGCTTGGTGATGTCATCCCACTCTCGATCGTTACTCTCTAAAACTTGTGCGGCAGCTAGAATGGTGCTGAGGGGAGTACGAAATACATGAGATGCCATTGAGAAAAAACGGTTTTCGATTTGACTCAGTTCCTTTTCAGGTTCTAAAGCTAACCGCACCTTATCCAGATACTTCTGCTCATCTGTGGCTTGCTTTGATTCCTGATTTTGCTCTGGGACATCCACAATTGCTGTCCTTAGACTGTCATTTAGTAACTGGGTCGAATAGCGGAGCGATCGCCGATCGTTGCTTTAGCCAGGTTGTAGCTATAGCCGTAACAGATCGATTATTACAGGGGGGGTGGGGGCTGCGCCCCCACGCAGGGGTGCAACCCCTGCACCCCATCCTAAGCCTGTCGGCTATAGCTATAAGTACTACAGCCGATTGACTGAAAAAGTATCGCATTGTTTGATGTCGCCGGACTCAAGTCCGCGCCTGAACCAGGTTACTCGCTGTTGCGAGGTACCGTGGGTAAA comes from Pseudanabaena sp. PCC 6802 and encodes:
- a CDS encoding sensor histidine kinase; translation: MDVPEQNQESKQATDEQKYLDKVRLALEPEKELSQIENRFFSMASHVFRTPLSTILAAAQVLESNDREWDDITKRSRNLHRIQSAAKHMVQLLDDILTINRAETGSLEFTPQQIDLESFCHHLMEEMRASASDRAIVLDCHTEIASVCLDKELLRSIMSNLISNAIKYSHRGSTIHIRLNLRANNLYLEIKDNGIGIPPEDLERLYQPFHRGKNVGKIPGAGLGLLVVKKCVDLHGGNINITSKGGEGTSCYVTLPLSP